A genome region from Panthera leo isolate Ple1 chromosome A2, P.leo_Ple1_pat1.1, whole genome shotgun sequence includes the following:
- the TRIP10 gene encoding cdc42-interacting protein 4 isoform X2, with translation MDWGTELWDQFEVLERHTQWGLDLLDRYVKFVKERTEVEQAYAKQLRSLVKKYLPKRPAKDDPESKFSQQQSFVQILQEVNDFAGQRELVAENLSVRVCLELAKYSQEMKHERKMHFQEGRRAQQQLESGFKQLENSKRKFERDCREAEKAAQTAERLDQDINATKADVEKAKQQAHLRSHMAEESKNEYAAQLQRFNRDQAHFYFSQMPQIFDKLQDMDERRATHLGAGYGLLSEAELQVVPIIAKCLEGMKVAADAVDAKNDSQVLIELHKSGFARPGDVEFEDFSQPMNRVPSDSSLGTPSDGRPELRGPGRSRAKRWPFSKKNKTVVTEDFSHLPPEQQRKRLQQQLEERSRELQKELDQREALKKMKDVYEKTPQMGDPASLEPRITETLNNIERLKLEVQKYEAWLAEAESRVLSNRGDSLGRHTRPPDPPASAPPDSSNSKNRSQDNKESSEEPLSEEGQDAPIYTEFDEDFEEEPASPIGHCVAIYHFEGSSEGTISMAEGEDLSLMEEDKGDGWTRVRRKQGGEGYVPTSYLRVTLN, from the exons ATGGATTGGGGCACCGAGTTGTGG GATCAGTTTGAGGTGCTCGAGCGGCACACGCAGTGGGGGCTGGACCTGTTGGACAGATACGTGAAGTTCGTGAAAGAGCGGACCGAGGTGGAGCAGGCTTATGCAAAGCAACTGAG GAGCCTGGTGAAAAAATACCTGCCCAAGAGGCCTGCCAAAGATGACCCGGAATCCAA GTTCAGCCAGCAACAGTCCTTCGTGCAGATTCTCCAGGAGGTGAATGACTTTGCGGGCCAGCGGGAGCTGGTGGCCGAGAACCTCAGCGTCCGCGTGTGTCTTGAGCTGGCCAAGTATTCACAGGAGATGAAACACGAGAGGAAGATG CACTTTCAGGAAGGCCGTCGGGCCCAGCAGCAGCTGGAAAGTGGCTTCAAACAGCTGGAGAAT AGTAAGCGCAAATTTGAGCGTGACTGTCGAGAGGCTGAAAAGGCAGCCCAGACTGCTGAGCGACTCGATCAGGATATCAATGCCACCAAGGCTGATGTGGAGAAG GCCAAGCAACAAGCCCACCTTCGAAGTCACATggcagaagaaagcaaaaatgagtACGCAGCCCAACTACAGCGCTTCAACCGCGACCAGGCCCACTTCTATTTTTCCCAGATGCCCCAGATATTCGAC AAGCTTCAGGACATGGATGAGCGTCGGGCCACCCACCTGGGGGCTGGGTATGGGCTCCTGTCAGAGGCCGAGCTGCAGGTGGTACCCATCATTGCCAAGTGTCTAGAGGGCATGAAGGTGGCTGCGGATGCCGTAGACGCCAAGAAT GACTCCCAGGTCCTAATTGAGCTGCACAAGTCAGGCTTTGCCCGCCCGGGTGACGTGGAATTCGAAGACTTCAGCCAGCCCATGAACCGCGTGCCCTCAGACAGCAGCCTGGGCACCCCCTCTGATGGACGGCCTGAGCTCCGAGGCCCGGGCCGTAGCCGTGCCAAGCGCTGGCCCTTCAGCAAGAAGAACAAG ACAGTGGTGACAGAGGATTTCAGCCACTTGCCCCCAGAGCAGCAAAGAAAGCGACTTCAGCAACAGCTTGAAGAACGGAGCCGTGAACTACAAAAGGAGCTTGACCAGAG AGAAGccctgaagaaaatgaaggatgTATATGAGAAGACACCCCAGATGGGGGACCCTGCCAGCTTGGAGCCCCGGATCACGGAAACCCTGAACAACATCGAGCGGCTCAAATTGGAAGTGCAGAAGTATGAG GCTTGGCTGGCAGAGGCAGAGAGCCGAGTCCTGAGCAATCGGGGAGACAGCTTGGGCCGCCACACCCGGCCTCCAGACCCCCCAGCCAGCGCCCCACCAGACAGCAGCAACAGCAAGAACAGATCACAGGATAACAAGGAGAG CTCTGAAGAGCCCCTCTCAGAGGAGGGTCAGGATGCCCCCATCTACACGGAATTTGATGAGGATTTTGAGGAGGAACCAGCATCCCCCATAGGTCACTGTGTGGCCATCTACCACTTTGAAG GGTCCAGTGAGGGCACCATCTCCATGGCCGAGGGTGAAGACCTCAGTCTCATGGAGGAGGACAAAGGCGACGGCTGGACCCGGGTCAGGCGGAAACAGGGAGGTGAGGGCTACGTGCCCACCTCCTACCTCCGCGTCACGCTCAACTGA
- the SH2D3A gene encoding SH2 domain-containing protein 3A isoform X2, with translation MEKTSPASPGTTAPCPVRTRKWSDSQPAGLEHMGRSREDHCGPEASAMPTCALPRMGSDPVLLKTPAPLGSVADSLRASDGQLHAKAPTKPPRTPSLVLRDASGRPPTYCELVPRVPGAQGTPPGHSSPETEAPWWEAEEEEEEESRSFARPQAEVSFCPPNNPSCLLGAQNRPLEPRVLSTLRGLFLEHHPGSTALHLLLADCQATGLLGVTKAQRGAMGVASGLELLTLPHGHRLRLELLERHEALALAGALAVLGCAGPLEERAATLRGLVELALALGPGAAGDLPGLAAVMGALLMPQVSRLERTWRQLRRSHTEAALAFEQELKPLMRALDEGAGPCDPGEVALPHVVPAVRLLEGEELPGPLDESCERLLRTLHRARQMAQDAPKFREAAARRLRGFRPNPQLREALTTGFVQRLLWGSRGVGAPQAARLEKFQRVLSVLSQRLEPDG, from the exons GACTAGAAAGTGGAGTGACAGTCAGCCTGCAGGGTTGGAGCACATGGGGCGGTCAAGAGAAGATCACTGTGGACCAG AAGCCTCAGCCATGCCCACGTGTGCCCTCCCTCGGATGGGTAGTGACCCTGTGTTGCTAAAGACCCCAGCTCCCCTGGGGTCCGTTGCTGACAGCCTCAGGGCCTCCGATGGGCAGCTTCATGCCAAGGCACCAACCAAGCCACCTCGAACACCCTCGCTGGTGCTGCGTGATGCGTCTGGACGCCCCCCAACGTACTGTGAGCTGGTGCCCCGAGTGCCCGGTGCCCAAGGAACACCCCCTGGCCACAGCAGCCCGGAGACAGAGGCCCCATGGTGGGAagctgaagaggaagaggaggaagagagtagAAGTTTTGCAAGACCACAGGCTGaggtctctttctgcccccctaaCAACCCCTCCTGCCTGCTGGGCGCCCAGAATCGGCCCCTGGAGCCCAGAGTCCTGAGTACTCTCCGTGGCCTGTTCCTGGAGCACCATCCTGGGAGCACTGCCCTCCACCTATTATTGGCGGACTGTCAG GCTACAGGACTTCTGGGAGTGACCAAGGCTCAGCGGGGTGCCATGGGGGTTGCCTCTGGCCTGGAGCTGCTCACGCTTCCCCATGGGCATCGCTTGAGGTTGGAACTTCTGGAGAG ACATGAGGCGCTGGCCCTGGCTGGGGCTCTGGCTGTGCTGGGCTGCGCAGGCCCGCTGGAGGAGCGCGCGGCCACCCTTCGGGGCCTGGTGGAGTTGGCACTGGCCCTGGGGCCAGGGGCGGCGGGGGACCTGCCTGGACTGGCCGCGGTCATGGGCGCCCTGCTCATGCCCCAG GTGTCCCGGTTGGAACGCACGTGGCGCCAGCTCAGAAGGAGCCACACAGAGGCCGCGCTGGCCTTCGAGCAGGAGCTGAAGCCTCTGATGCGGGCGCTGGATGAGGGCGCCG GACCCTGCGACCCCGGCGAGGTGGCGCTGCCGCACGTGGTGCCCGCGGTACGCCTGCTGGAGGGCGAGGAACTCCCGGGGCCGCTAGACGAAAGCTGCGAGCGGCTGCTGCGTACCCTGCACCGGGCGCGTCAGATGGCTCAGGACGCGCCCAAGTTCCGCGAAGCGGCGGCCCGGCGCCTGCGAG gatTCCGTCCGAACCCACAGCTGAGGGAGGCCCTGACCACAGGCTTCGTGCAAAGGCTGCTCTGGGGAAGCCGAGGCGTGGGGGCACCGCAAGCAGCACGTCTTGAGAAGTTCCAGCGCGTCCTCAGTGTCCTTTCACAGCGCCTGGAGCCGGATGGTTGA
- the SH2D3A gene encoding SH2 domain-containing protein 3A isoform X1, protein MQVPQDGEDFASQPWYHGPLSRQKAEALLQQDGDFLVRASGSRGGHPVISCRWQGSALHFEVLRVALRPRPGRPTALFQLEDERFPSLTSLVLSYVTGQRPLSQATGAVASRPVIRQGPIRRSFSEDTLRGSPALTELPRTRKWSDSQPAGLEHMGRSREDHCGPEASAMPTCALPRMGSDPVLLKTPAPLGSVADSLRASDGQLHAKAPTKPPRTPSLVLRDASGRPPTYCELVPRVPGAQGTPPGHSSPETEAPWWEAEEEEEEESRSFARPQAEVSFCPPNNPSCLLGAQNRPLEPRVLSTLRGLFLEHHPGSTALHLLLADCQATGLLGVTKAQRGAMGVASGLELLTLPHGHRLRLELLERHEALALAGALAVLGCAGPLEERAATLRGLVELALALGPGAAGDLPGLAAVMGALLMPQVSRLERTWRQLRRSHTEAALAFEQELKPLMRALDEGAGPCDPGEVALPHVVPAVRLLEGEELPGPLDESCERLLRTLHRARQMAQDAPKFREAAARRLRGFRPNPQLREALTTGFVQRLLWGSRGVGAPQAARLEKFQRVLSVLSQRLEPDG, encoded by the exons aaggcTGAGGCCCTCCTTCAGCAAGATGGAGACTTCTTGGTTCGTGCCTCCGGGTCCCGTGGGGGCCACCCAGTGATCTCCTGCCGCTGGCAGGGCTCAGCCCTGCACTTTGAGGTGCTCCGTGTGGCCCTGCGTCCCCGACCAGGCCGACCCACAGCCCTCTTTCAGCTGGAGGATGAGCGTTTCCCAAGCCTGACCTCCCTGGTTCTCAGCTATGTGACCGGGCAACGTCCGCTCTCCCAGGCCACCGGGGCTGTGGCCTCCAGGCCCGTGATACGGCAAGGACCTATTCGACGCAGCTTTAGTGAGGACACCCTCCGAGGCAGCCCAGCTCTGACAGAGTTGCCCAG GACTAGAAAGTGGAGTGACAGTCAGCCTGCAGGGTTGGAGCACATGGGGCGGTCAAGAGAAGATCACTGTGGACCAG AAGCCTCAGCCATGCCCACGTGTGCCCTCCCTCGGATGGGTAGTGACCCTGTGTTGCTAAAGACCCCAGCTCCCCTGGGGTCCGTTGCTGACAGCCTCAGGGCCTCCGATGGGCAGCTTCATGCCAAGGCACCAACCAAGCCACCTCGAACACCCTCGCTGGTGCTGCGTGATGCGTCTGGACGCCCCCCAACGTACTGTGAGCTGGTGCCCCGAGTGCCCGGTGCCCAAGGAACACCCCCTGGCCACAGCAGCCCGGAGACAGAGGCCCCATGGTGGGAagctgaagaggaagaggaggaagagagtagAAGTTTTGCAAGACCACAGGCTGaggtctctttctgcccccctaaCAACCCCTCCTGCCTGCTGGGCGCCCAGAATCGGCCCCTGGAGCCCAGAGTCCTGAGTACTCTCCGTGGCCTGTTCCTGGAGCACCATCCTGGGAGCACTGCCCTCCACCTATTATTGGCGGACTGTCAG GCTACAGGACTTCTGGGAGTGACCAAGGCTCAGCGGGGTGCCATGGGGGTTGCCTCTGGCCTGGAGCTGCTCACGCTTCCCCATGGGCATCGCTTGAGGTTGGAACTTCTGGAGAG ACATGAGGCGCTGGCCCTGGCTGGGGCTCTGGCTGTGCTGGGCTGCGCAGGCCCGCTGGAGGAGCGCGCGGCCACCCTTCGGGGCCTGGTGGAGTTGGCACTGGCCCTGGGGCCAGGGGCGGCGGGGGACCTGCCTGGACTGGCCGCGGTCATGGGCGCCCTGCTCATGCCCCAG GTGTCCCGGTTGGAACGCACGTGGCGCCAGCTCAGAAGGAGCCACACAGAGGCCGCGCTGGCCTTCGAGCAGGAGCTGAAGCCTCTGATGCGGGCGCTGGATGAGGGCGCCG GACCCTGCGACCCCGGCGAGGTGGCGCTGCCGCACGTGGTGCCCGCGGTACGCCTGCTGGAGGGCGAGGAACTCCCGGGGCCGCTAGACGAAAGCTGCGAGCGGCTGCTGCGTACCCTGCACCGGGCGCGTCAGATGGCTCAGGACGCGCCCAAGTTCCGCGAAGCGGCGGCCCGGCGCCTGCGAG gatTCCGTCCGAACCCACAGCTGAGGGAGGCCCTGACCACAGGCTTCGTGCAAAGGCTGCTCTGGGGAAGCCGAGGCGTGGGGGCACCGCAAGCAGCACGTCTTGAGAAGTTCCAGCGCGTCCTCAGTGTCCTTTCACAGCGCCTGGAGCCGGATGGTTGA
- the TRIP10 gene encoding cdc42-interacting protein 4 isoform X1 encodes MDWGTELWDQFEVLERHTQWGLDLLDRYVKFVKERTEVEQAYAKQLRSLVKKYLPKRPAKDDPESKFSQQQSFVQILQEVNDFAGQRELVAENLSVRVCLELAKYSQEMKHERKMHFQEGRRAQQQLESGFKQLENSKRKFERDCREAEKAAQTAERLDQDINATKADVEKAKQQAHLRSHMAEESKNEYAAQLQRFNRDQAHFYFSQMPQIFDKLQDMDERRATHLGAGYGLLSEAELQVVPIIAKCLEGMKVAADAVDAKNDSQVLIELHKSGFARPGDVEFEDFSQPMNRVPSDSSLGTPSDGRPELRGPGRSRAKRWPFSKKNKPRPPPFSPLGGPLPSALPNGPPSPRSGLDPLAILSEISKSVKPRLASFRSLRGSRGTVVTEDFSHLPPEQQRKRLQQQLEERSRELQKELDQREALKKMKDVYEKTPQMGDPASLEPRITETLNNIERLKLEVQKYEAWLAEAESRVLSNRGDSLGRHTRPPDPPASAPPDSSNSKNRSQDNKESSEEPLSEEGQDAPIYTEFDEDFEEEPASPIGHCVAIYHFEGSSEGTISMAEGEDLSLMEEDKGDGWTRVRRKQGGEGYVPTSYLRVTLN; translated from the exons ATGGATTGGGGCACCGAGTTGTGG GATCAGTTTGAGGTGCTCGAGCGGCACACGCAGTGGGGGCTGGACCTGTTGGACAGATACGTGAAGTTCGTGAAAGAGCGGACCGAGGTGGAGCAGGCTTATGCAAAGCAACTGAG GAGCCTGGTGAAAAAATACCTGCCCAAGAGGCCTGCCAAAGATGACCCGGAATCCAA GTTCAGCCAGCAACAGTCCTTCGTGCAGATTCTCCAGGAGGTGAATGACTTTGCGGGCCAGCGGGAGCTGGTGGCCGAGAACCTCAGCGTCCGCGTGTGTCTTGAGCTGGCCAAGTATTCACAGGAGATGAAACACGAGAGGAAGATG CACTTTCAGGAAGGCCGTCGGGCCCAGCAGCAGCTGGAAAGTGGCTTCAAACAGCTGGAGAAT AGTAAGCGCAAATTTGAGCGTGACTGTCGAGAGGCTGAAAAGGCAGCCCAGACTGCTGAGCGACTCGATCAGGATATCAATGCCACCAAGGCTGATGTGGAGAAG GCCAAGCAACAAGCCCACCTTCGAAGTCACATggcagaagaaagcaaaaatgagtACGCAGCCCAACTACAGCGCTTCAACCGCGACCAGGCCCACTTCTATTTTTCCCAGATGCCCCAGATATTCGAC AAGCTTCAGGACATGGATGAGCGTCGGGCCACCCACCTGGGGGCTGGGTATGGGCTCCTGTCAGAGGCCGAGCTGCAGGTGGTACCCATCATTGCCAAGTGTCTAGAGGGCATGAAGGTGGCTGCGGATGCCGTAGACGCCAAGAAT GACTCCCAGGTCCTAATTGAGCTGCACAAGTCAGGCTTTGCCCGCCCGGGTGACGTGGAATTCGAAGACTTCAGCCAGCCCATGAACCGCGTGCCCTCAGACAGCAGCCTGGGCACCCCCTCTGATGGACGGCCTGAGCTCCGAGGCCCGGGCCGTAGCCGTGCCAAGCGCTGGCCCTTCAGCAAGAAGAACAAG CCACgccctccacccttctccccccTGGGGGGCCCCCTGCCCTCGGCATTGCCTAATGGACCCCCATCCCCCCGCTCCGGCCTCGACCCCTTGGCCATACTGAGTGAGATCAGTAAGTCGGTCAAACCGCGGCTAGCATCCTTCCGCAGCCTTCGAGGCAGCCGTGGG ACAGTGGTGACAGAGGATTTCAGCCACTTGCCCCCAGAGCAGCAAAGAAAGCGACTTCAGCAACAGCTTGAAGAACGGAGCCGTGAACTACAAAAGGAGCTTGACCAGAG AGAAGccctgaagaaaatgaaggatgTATATGAGAAGACACCCCAGATGGGGGACCCTGCCAGCTTGGAGCCCCGGATCACGGAAACCCTGAACAACATCGAGCGGCTCAAATTGGAAGTGCAGAAGTATGAG GCTTGGCTGGCAGAGGCAGAGAGCCGAGTCCTGAGCAATCGGGGAGACAGCTTGGGCCGCCACACCCGGCCTCCAGACCCCCCAGCCAGCGCCCCACCAGACAGCAGCAACAGCAAGAACAGATCACAGGATAACAAGGAGAG CTCTGAAGAGCCCCTCTCAGAGGAGGGTCAGGATGCCCCCATCTACACGGAATTTGATGAGGATTTTGAGGAGGAACCAGCATCCCCCATAGGTCACTGTGTGGCCATCTACCACTTTGAAG GGTCCAGTGAGGGCACCATCTCCATGGCCGAGGGTGAAGACCTCAGTCTCATGGAGGAGGACAAAGGCGACGGCTGGACCCGGGTCAGGCGGAAACAGGGAGGTGAGGGCTACGTGCCCACCTCCTACCTCCGCGTCACGCTCAACTGA